A section of the Rummeliibacillus pycnus genome encodes:
- the psiE gene encoding phosphate-starvation-inducible protein PsiE, whose translation MEKSKKFLFEMQHIVPKFLQWFLNICLMTLALFLAFLMLKELFVFFNILFNHHKTAREQEVFLANILIFFLYFEFITMIVKYFKEDYHFPLRYFIYIGITAMIRLVIIDHTNAKSMLLYAIVILLLIISYFIINITPLERPKKFWYRNPKGKRIE comes from the coding sequence ATGGAAAAATCAAAAAAATTTCTATTTGAAATGCAGCATATTGTTCCAAAATTTCTACAATGGTTTCTAAATATTTGTTTAATGACACTTGCACTATTTTTAGCTTTTCTCATGCTTAAAGAGCTCTTCGTATTCTTCAATATCTTATTTAATCACCATAAGACCGCTCGAGAACAAGAAGTTTTCTTAGCGAACATCTTAATCTTCTTCCTCTACTTTGAGTTTATTACAATGATTGTCAAATATTTTAAAGAGGATTACCATTTCCCGCTTCGCTATTTTATCTATATCGGTATTACAGCGATGATTCGCCTTGTTATCATCGATCACACCAATGCTAAGAGCATGCTTCTTTATGCCATCGTTATTCTTCTTCTCATTATTAGTTACTTCATCATCAATATCACACCATTAGAACGCCCAAAGAAATTCTGGTATAGGAATCCTAAAGGTAAAAGGATTGAATAA
- a CDS encoding catalase, translating to MTNKKDDQLKKFTINTENQAPLTTNQGVKITEDEFSLKAGLRGPTLMEDFHFREKMTHFDHERIPERIVHARGVGAHGIFQLYESLDAFTKADFLTDTSKITPVFVRFSTVQGSKGSADTVRDVRGFATKFYTDEGNFDLVGNNMPVFFIQDAIKFPDFVHAVKPEPDTDIPQGASAHDTFWDFIGQNPESAHMVMWLMSDRAIPRSLRMMEGFGVHTFRLINANGEAHFVKFHWKPKLGLHSLVWDEAQRISGKNPDFHRQDLYDAIDQGEYPEWELGLQIIPEENEHQFDFDILDPTKIWPEEDVPVKIVGKMTLNRNVDNFFAETEQVAFHPGHVVPGIDFSNDPLLQGRLFSYTDTQLSRLGGPNFHQIPINRPVCPFTNNQRDGIHQMIIHKGQTSYHRNALNNNQPEPVSVNQGGYEHHQEKVDGRKIRGRSESFRDFFSQAKLFYNSLASYEQQHLKNALSFEIGKCKSEMVKINAVAILNHIDRQMAQEVANTLGVPLPKENYEVTSTKKSPALSMANTIFKTDTKKVAILLNGNPDEEQLRKWTMALLEHKIAYTIVDQKIHDLNYTGRVNETYEIADPTLFDAFLLISNENDIARPALEFIETGFKHYKPIAFALSHPKPIEFSRVKLNSAGVYDLTSSVIDPFIEGIAKGRFWERQL from the coding sequence ATGACAAATAAAAAGGATGACCAATTAAAAAAATTTACAATTAATACTGAAAATCAGGCACCTTTAACAACCAATCAAGGTGTGAAAATAACTGAGGATGAGTTTTCCTTAAAAGCGGGTTTACGTGGTCCTACTCTTATGGAGGATTTTCATTTTAGAGAGAAGATGACGCATTTTGATCATGAGCGAATCCCTGAACGAATTGTTCATGCACGTGGCGTAGGTGCTCATGGTATTTTTCAACTTTATGAATCATTAGATGCCTTTACAAAAGCTGATTTTCTAACAGATACCTCTAAAATTACGCCCGTATTTGTCCGTTTCTCAACTGTTCAAGGATCAAAAGGATCAGCCGATACAGTTCGAGATGTGCGTGGATTCGCAACAAAATTTTATACAGATGAAGGTAATTTTGATTTAGTAGGAAATAATATGCCTGTATTCTTTATTCAAGATGCGATTAAATTCCCTGATTTTGTTCATGCCGTAAAACCTGAACCAGATACCGATATACCACAAGGTGCTAGTGCTCATGACACATTTTGGGACTTTATCGGGCAAAATCCAGAATCAGCTCATATGGTGATGTGGCTAATGAGTGACCGTGCAATCCCCCGTAGCTTAAGGATGATGGAAGGTTTTGGTGTTCATACTTTCCGTCTTATAAATGCAAATGGTGAAGCTCATTTCGTCAAATTCCACTGGAAGCCTAAACTTGGGCTGCATTCTTTAGTTTGGGATGAAGCACAAAGAATTTCAGGAAAAAACCCTGACTTCCATCGTCAAGATTTATATGATGCTATTGATCAAGGAGAATATCCAGAATGGGAACTTGGCTTACAAATCATACCTGAAGAAAACGAACATCAATTTGATTTTGATATTTTAGATCCTACTAAAATTTGGCCAGAAGAAGATGTTCCCGTGAAAATAGTCGGAAAAATGACTTTGAATCGAAATGTAGATAACTTCTTTGCCGAAACGGAGCAAGTTGCTTTTCACCCTGGTCATGTAGTACCAGGAATTGATTTCTCAAATGATCCACTATTACAAGGACGTTTGTTCTCTTATACAGACACGCAACTTTCTCGATTAGGAGGGCCGAATTTTCACCAAATCCCCATTAACCGACCTGTTTGCCCTTTCACTAACAATCAACGTGATGGTATTCATCAAATGATTATTCATAAGGGACAAACAAGTTATCATCGAAATGCATTAAATAACAATCAACCTGAACCGGTTTCAGTTAATCAAGGTGGATATGAACATCACCAAGAAAAAGTAGACGGACGTAAAATTAGAGGGCGCAGTGAAAGTTTCCGTGATTTTTTCTCACAAGCAAAATTATTTTATAACTCTCTTGCTTCCTATGAACAACAACATCTAAAAAATGCACTTAGCTTTGAAATTGGTAAATGTAAATCGGAAATGGTGAAAATTAATGCGGTGGCCATTTTAAATCATATTGATCGACAAATGGCACAAGAAGTGGCAAATACTTTAGGGGTTCCATTACCTAAAGAAAATTACGAAGTTACATCAACTAAAAAGTCACCTGCACTGAGCATGGCCAATACAATTTTCAAAACTGATACGAAGAAAGTTGCTATTTTACTTAACGGGAATCCAGATGAAGAACAATTGAGAAAATGGACAATGGCACTCCTTGAACACAAAATAGCTTATACCATCGTAGATCAGAAAATCCATGATTTAAATTATACTGGAAGAGTAAATGAAACTTATGAAATTGCAGATCCAACACTTTTTGATGCATTTTTATTAATTAGTAATGAAAATGACATTGCAAGACCCGCTTTAGAGTTCATTGAAACAGGATTTAAGCATTACAAACCAATTGCATTTGCCCTTAGCCATCCTAAGCCTATAGAATTCAGCCGCGTAAAATTAAATTCTGCTGGAGTCTACGATTTGACAAGTTCTGTGATTGATCCATTTATTGAAGGAATTGCAAAAGGACGATTTTGGGAACGACAACTATAA